A single region of the Vicia villosa cultivar HV-30 ecotype Madison, WI linkage group LG4, Vvil1.0, whole genome shotgun sequence genome encodes:
- the LOC131597524 gene encoding uncharacterized protein LOC131597524, giving the protein MRKTLEFEVRDHVFLRVIPLMGVGRALKPRKLTPRFICPYEILKRVGEVAYQIAFPMLLANLPDGAFMYWLTAIYGLNKLEQRKVLWKDLDSLNIQGPWILAGDFNNVLCSQDRIGGKDVHESGFKDLEEMMKNNNLTEMPSNGDYYTWSNKHHIGTIYSRIDKILGNTDWFQDHMDYSLQILPPNVSDHSLLFLQHQDTPQTRHKRFKFLNCLTDTELYSQIVHTNWNEPIEETSKGIIQAE; this is encoded by the exons atgaggaaaacacttgagtttgaggttagagatcatgtgtttcttagAGTTATTCCTTTAATGGGTGTTGGTCGAGCGCTGAAGCCGCGTAAGTTGACACCGCGTTTTATTTGTCCttatgagattttgaagagagtaggtgaagtggcttATCAGATTGCGTTTCCAATGTTGCTTGCTAATCTTCCTGAT GGTGCTTTTATGTACTGGCTTACTGCAATTTATGGCTTGAATAAACTTGAGCAGAGGAAAGTCTTATGGAAAGACTTGGATAGTCTCAACATTCAAGGGCCTTGGATTCTGGCAGGTGACTTTAATAATGTCCTGTGTTCCCAAGACAGGATAGGTGGGAAGGATGTCCATGAATCAGGATTTAAGGATCTAGAGGAAATGATGAAGAACAACAATCTAACTGAAATGCCTAGCAATGGAGATTATTATACTTGGTCTAACAAGCATCACATAGGGACTATATATTCAAGAATAGACAAGATCTTGGGGAATACAGATTGGTTCCAGGACCATATGGATTATTCTCTTCAAATCTTACCACCAAATGTCTCTGACCACTCATTGCTTTTTTTGCAGCATCAAGATACCCCTCAAACTAGACACAAAAGATTTAAATTCCTTAACTGTTTAACAGATACTGAGTTGTATAGCCAGATTGTGCATACCAATTGGAATGAGCCAATTGAAGAAACTTCAAAAGGAATTATACAAGCTGAATAA